The Arachis ipaensis cultivar K30076 chromosome B10, Araip1.1, whole genome shotgun sequence DNA window NNNNNNNNNNNNNNNNNNNNNNNNNNNNNNNNNNNNNNNNNNNNNNNNNNNNNNNNNNNNNNNNNNNNNNNNNNNNNNNNNNNNNNNNNNNNNNNNNNNNNNNNNNNNNNNNNNNNNNNNNNNNNNNNNNNNNNNNNNNNNNNNNNNNNNNNNNNNNNNNNNNNNNNNNNNNNNNNNNNNNNNNNNNNNNNNNNNNNNNNNNNNNNNNNNNNNNNNNNNNNNNNNNNNNNNNNNNNNNNNNNNNNNNNNNNNNNNNNNNNNNNNNNNNNNNNNNNNNNNNNNNNNNNNNNNNNNNNNNNNNNNNNNNNNNNNNNNNNNNNNNNNNNNNNNNNNNNNNNNNNNNNNNNNNNNNNNNNNNNNNNNNNNNNNNNNNNNNNNNNNNNNNNNNNNNNNNNNNNNNNNNNNNNNNNNNNNNNNNNNNNNNNNNNNNNNNNNNNNNNNNNNNNNNNNNNNNNNNNNNNNNNNNNNNNNNNNNNNNNNNNNNNNNNNNNNNNNNNNNNNNNNNNNNNNNNNNNNNNNNNNNNNNNNNNNNNNNNNNNNNNNNNNNNNNNNNNNNNNNNNNNNNNNNNNNNNNNNNNNNNNNNNNNNNNNNNNNNNNNNNNNNNNNNNNNNNNNNNNNNNNNNNNNNNNNNNNNNNNNNNNNNNNNNNNNNNNNNNNNNNNNNNNNNNNNNNNNNNNNNNNNNNNNNNNNNNNNNNNNNNNNNNNNNNNNNNNNNNNNNNNNNNNNNNNNNNNNNNNNNNNNNNNNNNNNNNNNNNNNNNNNNNNNNNNNNNNNNNNNNNNNNNNNNNNNNNNNNNNNNNNNNNNNNNNNNNNNNNNNNNNNNNNNNNNNNNNNNNNNNNNNNNNNNNNNNNNNNNNNNNNNNNNNNNNNNNNNNNNNNNNNNNNNNNNNNNNNNNNNNNNNNNNNNNNNNNNNNNNNNNNNNNNNNNNNNNNNNNNNNNNNNNNNNNNNNNNNNNNNNNNNNNNNNNNNNNNNNNNNNNNNNNNNNNNNNNNNNNNNNNNNNNNNNNNNNNNNNNNNNNNNNNNNNNNNNNNNNNNNNNNNNNNNNNNNNNNNNNNNNNNNNNNNNNNNNNNNNNNNNNNNNNNNNNNNNNNNNNNNNNNNNNNNNNNNNNNNNNNNNNNNNNNNNNNNNNNNNNNNNNNNNNNNNNNNNNNNNNNNNNNNNNNNNNNNNNNNNNNNNNNNNNNNNNNNNNNNNNNNNNNNNNNNNNNNNNNNNNNNNNNNNNNNNNNNNNNNNNNNNNNNNNNNNNNNNNNNNNNNNNNNNNNNNNNNNNNNNNNNNNNNNNNNNNNNNNNNNNNNNNNNNNNNNNNNNNNNNNNNNNNNNNNNNNNNNNNNNNNNNNNNNNNNNNNNNNNNNNNNNNNNNNNNNNNNNNNNNNNNNNNNNNNNNNNNNNNNNNNNNNNNNNNNNNNNNNNNNNNNNNNNNNNNNNNNNNNNNNNNNNNNNNNNNNNNNNNNNNNNNNNNNNNNNNNNNNNNNNNNNNNNNNNNNNNNNNNNNNNNNNNNNNNNNNNNNNNNNNNNNNNNNNNNNNNNNNNNNNNNNNNNNNNNNNNNNNNNNNNNNNNNNNNNNNNNNNNNNNNNNNNNNNNNNNNNNNNNNNNNNNNNNNNNNNNNNNNNNNNNNNNNNNNNNNNNNNNNNNNNNNNNNNNNNNNNNNNNNNNNNNNNNNNNNNNNNNNNNNNNNNNNNNNNNNNNNNNNNNNNNNNNNNNNNNNNNNNNNNNNNNNNNNNNNNNNNNNNNNNNNNNNNNNNNNNNNNNNNNNNNNNNNNNNNNNNNNaattttttaatttttaatttagggTTAGTCACGTAAGTTACaattagaagaaagaagaaagaagagaatattTAGTTAGAATGTTAGATACATTTGACATAGATCAGCAATGAGGATGAGTGCAGTCTATGGTCATTTAAACTAAACATATTACTTacttgtgaaatttttttttttttaatttagggtTAGTCACGTAAGTTACaattagaagaaagaagaaagaagagaatattTAGTTAGAATGTTAGATACATTTGACATAGATCAGCAATGAGGATGAGTGCAGTCTATGGTCATTTAAACTTGTTATTAAACAtattaattttctgcataataaaTACATACATCAGCAACACTTGTAAGCTTTTAACCTAAAACTATAATATTAATCATcactaaattaataataataataataataataataataataacaataataataataataatacatcttcttattccataaaaaaaatcaaaataaaaaaaagctcAAAAACAATTACAAACCATTCCCATCTTAGATACTTAAAATCGAAACCTTGACCACACAGATTATATAAGGGCTCCTTCTTCACGTCACACCTCATCATTCTTTTTGTAACATTTATCCATGAGAATTGAGATCCATCAGAAATGCTTTATTTGTCCGATCCATTTGACTATTTGGCCGCAGTTATCCATACAGTAGTAGTGTATATATACTATACATAGTAGCGCTCAAACATTTTGGGTTAAACGTGAACAATTTTTATAATAACTCAAATATCttcttaaaataaatcaaaatcgactttttaattattttttatgtttccaaaagtaatatatatttgaaTGACTTTTTTTATGAATTAGATACACAGTATTTTACTCACAATAATATGTACCTTGAAATCTCATTTTaactaaaatctaactaaaaaagaTAATCATtattaatttgaaatttgattagtATGTAGATAAAGACCCATGCCTCCCAACCGTGCGTACTTGTTGCCTCTATATATACCATCTAACTCCAACGTATCCTTCATTAACTTTGAACAAAGAGAACACAACACCGCAAGCTACCCTATTCTTCCATTTAATAATTTCCTCGTTCTCTTCACCCGCAAACTACTGCGGGAACTTGAATAATCCTTTGTTATCATCaccaattaaagaagaaaaagctaGCTAAGGCGCTATAATAATATTGTATGGAGATTAGTGCTTCTATATCTaccttattattattactatcatGGATGTGCTTCCTCCTcttgttcttattcttcttctcaaATCTTCTAACAAAGAAACGAGACAAAGTCGAAAACGTAGCTAATAAGCCTAAGCTTCCACCTGGTTCAATGGGTTGGCCTTACGTTGGAGAGACTCTTCAGCTTTATTCGCAGGACCCTAACATCTTCTTCGCGTCCAAACAGAAAAGGTTCTTAAAACTATCAAAGAATAGGTTCTGTTAGACATAAATAAATAAGTTTATTGATATTATTACTAACCTATTTATTGTTCCTATGGTGTGCAGATATGGGGAGATTTTTAAGACACACATACTAGGTTGTCCATGCGTGATGCTGGCGAGTCCCGAGGGTGCGCGGTTTGTGTTGGTGACACACGCGCACTTGTTCAAGCCAACATACCCAAAAAGCAAAGAGAAGCTCATAGGTCCTTCTGCATTGTTCTTCCACCAAGGCCACTACCATACCCTTATAAGGAAGCTTGTCCAGAACTCCCTATCCCCCGACACCATCCGCCGACTCATCCCGGACATCGAGACCGAGGTTGTTTCCTCCTTGGAATCCTGGGTCTCCGCCGGAGACGTCGTCAACGCCTTCCAAGAAATGAAAAAGGTTCCTTTCATTACTTACTTTCTAAAAATATAATCATTCATGTACATCTTCTCTTAACAACAGTATATTTTTGATGTGATGAATgcgataataataaaaataaaattaaggtaTCCATTAATATTGTCTCTTTTGATGATTTAATTTTATTGCATTGCGTTagatttggatttggattttgtTATTATTTGTTGATTCGTTCCTCATAAATATATGGGTCCTCCATTATTATTGTAAGGTCATGATCTATATTATTGATTTTTCTAACTCACTTGTTGACAGTTCTCTTTCAACATTGGGATCCTCTCAGTGTTTGGTAACTTGGAAGGAAATTATAGAGATCAGCTTAAAGAGAACTACAGCATAGTTGAGAAAGGCTACAATTCTTTCCAAACAATGATTCGTGGAACTTCATACTCCAAAGCACTCTTGGTAAGCTTTTTCTACATTATTttcttttaaagaaaaataatcaaAAGTCTTATTACAATTGAAACCTACTCATCTTTTTcttttaacatttttaatttgACAGTATACAACCTGTATTTTCCATGTTTATGTAATATGGTTgggtttttaagaaaaaaaaagcagTTAACACTTACAGTAGAACTTATtacaattgaaaaattaaaaagaaataaaaacaagtaaaatGTTCCATTCTTCACGTATTTAAtgttttctcttttttgtttAAATATGTTAAAGGCTAGGAAGAGGATCAGGGAGATAATAAGTGAAATAATTAGCAAGAGGAAGGAGCAAAGATTGATGGAGAAGGATCTATTGGGTCACATGTTGAACTACAGAGATGAAAAGGGGAAAACATTAACGGATGAACAAATAGCAGATAACGTTATTGGGGTTCTGTTTGCGGCTCAGGACACAACAGCAAGTGTTCTAACATGGATTCTCAAATATCTTCATGATGACCAGAAACTTCTTGAAGCAATCAAAGTAAGTTATTAGTTCATCAAgtttaatttttcatgttttgCTTTTTGTCCCCATGGAAAGATTTTCCAAATCTATGTAGGCCATAATAAATTAAACcgttgaaattatttatttatttatttattgatgagTCAACAGTATAATATAATGGGATTACACTGTATGAATTGTAGGCAGAGCAGATGGCGGTATATGAAGCAACTGAACAAGGGAAGATGCCATTGACATGGGG harbors:
- the LOC107624341 gene encoding abscisic acid 8'-hydroxylase 4; protein product: MEISASISTLLLLLSWMCFLLLFLFFFSNLLTKKRDKVENVANKPKLPPGSMGWPYVGETLQLYSQDPNIFFASKQKRYGEIFKTHILGCPCVMLASPEGARFVLVTHAHLFKPTYPKSKEKLIGPSALFFHQGHYHTLIRKLVQNSLSPDTIRRLIPDIETEVVSSLESWVSAGDVVNAFQEMKKFSFNIGILSVFGNLEGNYRDQLKENYSIVEKGYNSFQTMIRGTSYSKALLARKRIREIISEIISKRKEQRLMEKDLLGHMLNYRDEKGKTLTDEQIADNVIGVLFAAQDTTASVLTWILKYLHDDQKLLEAIKAEQMAVYEATEQGKMPLTWGQTRNMPFTHRVILESLRMASIISFTFREAVVDVEYKGYLIPKGWKVMPLFRNIHHNPEFHPAPHNFDPSRFEMAPKPNTFMPFGNGVHSCPGNELAKLNMLILIHHLVTKFRWEVVENQNGVQYSPFPVPLHGLPTRFWRND